One Gadus morhua chromosome 13, gadMor3.0, whole genome shotgun sequence genomic window carries:
- the hmces gene encoding abasic site processing protein HMCES: MCGRTACTLDPEEVSRASRYRNRHGQRRQPRWRDGDADKYRPSYNKSPQSFSPVLLSQRHFDKDASVDECVVAAMRWGLIPSWFREDDPRKMQYSTNNCRSESLLDKKSYKDPFLKGQRCVILADGFYEWRRQGKEKQPFFIYFPQSQPDSGLGEEEQPDESDVEFPPEEKASNIEEESETDKWTGWRLLTIAGLFDCWKPPGGEEPIYTYTVITVDASPNLQNIHDRMPAVLDGEADVRRWLDFGEVKSSDALKLLQPTNILTFHPVSSLVNNSRNNSPECLQPVDPQAKKEPKPTASSKMMMSWLKDSSSSKRKEPSICDATTREQQPKAKEDLKSSGTLENWLKSASKKARID, from the exons ATGTGCGGAAGAACTGCATGTACTCTGGACCCAGAGGAGGTGAGCCGCGCCTCTCGCTACAGAAACCGCCACGGGCAGCGACGTCAGCcaagatggagagatggagatgcaGACAAATATCGGCCGTCCTACAACAAGAGTCCACAGTCATTTAGTCCGGTGCTTCTGTCTCAAAGACATTTTGATAAG GATGCGTCAGTGGATGAATGTGTGGTGGCCGCGATGCGATGGGGTCTGATCCCATCCTGGTTCAGAGAAGATGACCCCCGCAAGATGCAGTATAGTACCAACAATTGCCGCAGTGAAAGTCTGTTAGACAAAAAGTCCTACAAG GACCCTTTTCTGAAAGGACAGCGTTGTGTCATCCTCGCTGATGGCTTCTATGAATGGAGACGACAGGGGAAAGAGAAGCAGCCCTTCTTCATCTACTTTCCACAGAGCCAGCCAGACTCCGGTCTTGGAGAGGAGGAACAACCGGATGAGAGTGACGTTGAGTTCCCCCCAGAGGAGAAGGCCTCAAACATTGAAGAG GAAAGTGAAACAGATAAGTGGACCGGATGGAGATTGCTGACTATCGCTGGACTGTTTGACTGCTGGAAACCTCCTGGGGGCGAAGAGcccatatatacatacactgtTATCACAGTCGATGCCTCCCCAAACCTTCAGAACATTCACGATAG GATGCCTGCCGTTCTGGATGGAGAGGCAGATGTGAGAAGGTGGCTTGACTTTGGTGAAGTGAAGTCATCTGATGCCCTAAAACTGCTACAGCCGACAAACATTTTGACCTTTCACCCAGTTTCGTCTCTTGTCAACAACTCTCGGAACAACTCACCAGAATGCCTGCAGCCTGTGGATCCCCAAGCCAAAAAA GAGCCCAAACCTACAGCAAGCAGTAAAATGATGATGAGCTGGTTGAAGGACAGCTCCTCATCAAAGAGGAAAGAGCCAAGCATCTGCGACGCCACAACCCGCGAGCAACAACCCAAGGCCAAGGAGGACCTCAAGTCTTCTGGGACTCTCGAGAACTGGCTGAAGAGCGCCAGCAAGAAAGCCAGAATCGACTGA
- the uqcrc1 gene encoding cytochrome b-c1 complex subunit 1, mitochondrial codes for MASVCRVGSTVGRSLAKYRNPILLSLRRQSSVSYAQSLAGAPETRLTALDNGLRVASEETGHATCTVGLWIGAGSRYESEKNNGAGFFLEHMAFKGTKKHPQTALEQEVESMGAHLSAYTSREHTAYYMKTLAKDLPKAVELLSEVVQHCSLNEADVEQQRAVVLRELEEVEGNLQEVCLDLLHATAFQGTPLSYSVLGPSSNARTLSRQDLVEYLGSHYKAPRMVLSAAGGVNHEELVGLAKTHFSGLSFEYEGDAIPVLSPCRFTGSEIRMRDDAMPLAHVAIAVEGARVGSPDIVPLMVANSIIGSYDIKSGGGKNMSSRLAAMAAEENFCESFQAFHSSYSDTGLMGMYFVTDMHHIEDMMHWSQNAWMNMCTTVTDSDVARGKKSLKASLVAQLNGTTPICDDIGRHVLNYGRRVPLAEWDARINAVTPKMVRDVCSKYIYDKCPAVAAVGPVEQLPDYNRTRASMYWLRF; via the exons ATGGCGTCCGTTTGCCGAGTCGGGAGCACTGTGGGGAGAAGCCTCGCAAAATACCGCAAC CCCATCCTGCTGTCTCTGCGACGTCAGTCCTCAGTCAGCTATGCCCAGAGCCTGGCCGGAGCCCCAGAGACTCGCCTGACTGCCCTTGATAATGGCTTGAGGGTTGCCTCCGAAGAGACCGGACATGCAACTTGCACT GTTGGACTATGGATCGGTGCTGGTAGCCGTTATGAGAGTGAGAAGAACAACGGTGCGGGCTTCTTCCTGGAGCACATGGCCTTCAAG GGGACCAAGAAGCACCCACAGACGGCGCTCGAACAAGAGGTGGAGTCAATGGGTGCCCACCTGAGTGCGTACACCTCCAGGGAGCACACCGCATACTACATGAAGACCCTGGCTAAGGACCTGCCTAAAG CCGTGGAGCTGCTGTCGGAGGTGGTTCAGCATTGCTCTTTGAACGAGGCGGACGTGGAGCAGCAGAGGGCCGTGGTGCTGcgagagctggaggaggtggagggcaaCTTACAGGAGGTCTGCCTGGACCTGCTCCACGCCACAGCCTTCCAGGGCACCCCCCTGTCCTACAGCGTCCTCGGGCCCTCCTCCAATGCTAG GACTCTTTCCCGTCAGGACCTAGTGGAGTACCTTGGCAGCCACTACAAGGCCCCCCGCATGGTGCTGTCAGCGGCCGGAG GTGTGAACCATGAGGAGCTGGTGGGCTTGGCCAAGACTCACTTCAGCGGCCTGTCTTTTGAGTACGAGGGCGACGCCATCCCAGTGCTGTCTCCCTGTCGCTTCACCGGAAGTGAG ATCCGTATGCGTGACGACGCTATGCCCCTGGCTCATGTGGCCATTGCTGTGGAGGGCGCCCGCGTCGGCAGCCCGGACATTGTGCCTCTGATGGTGGCCAACTCCATCATTGGAAGCTATGACATCAAGTCCGGCGGCGGAAAG AATATGAGCAGTCGTCTGGCTGCGATGGCCGCTGAGGAGAACTTCTGCGAAAGCTTCCAGGCCTTCCATTCGTCCTACAGCGATACCGGCCTGATGGGCATGTACTTTGTGACCGATATGCACCACATCGAGGACATGATGCACTGGTCTCAGAACGCCTG GATGAATATGTGCACCACAGTGACAGACAGTGATGTCGCCAGAGGCAAGAAGTCTCTGAAGGCTAGCCTAGTGGCACAGCTCAATG GAACGACCCCAATCTGCGACGACATCGGCAGGCACGTCCTAAACTACGGCCGTCGTGTTCCTCTTGCCGAGTGGGACGCCAGGATTAAC GCCGTGACGCCAAAGATGGTGCGCGATGTCTGCTCCAAATACATCTATGACAAGTGCCCCGCTGTGGCAGCTGTCG GCCCCGTTGAGCAACTTCCCGACTACAACAGAACGCGCGCCTCCATGTACTGGCTGAGGTTCTAA
- the LOC115556538 gene encoding ras-related protein rab7, protein MTSRKKVLLKVIILGDSGVGKTSLMNQYVNKKFSNQYKATIGADFLTKEVMVDDRLVTMQIWDTAGQERFQSLGVAFYRGADCCVLVFDVTAPNTFKTLDSWRDEFLIQASPRDPENFPFVVLGNKIDLENRQVTTKRAQAWCQSKNNIPYFETSAKEAINVEQAFQTIARNALKQETEVELYNEFPEPIKLDRNERAKPSAETCSC, encoded by the exons ATGACGTCTAGAAAGAAAGTCCTACTGAAAGTCATCATCCTTGGAGACTCTGG AGTTGGGAAGACCTCATTGATGAACCAATATGTGAATAAGAAGTTCAGTAACCAGTATAAAGCAACAATAGGCGCAGACTTCCTGACAAAAGAAGTCATGGTGGACGACAGACTTGTTACAATGCAG ATCTGGGACACTGCCGGCCAGGAGAGGTTCCAGTCGCTAGGTGTGGCCTTCTACCGTGGGGCAGACTGCTGCGTGCTTGTATTTGATGTGACCGCACCCAATACATTCAAGACCCTAGACAGCTGGAGGGACGAGTTCCTGATCCAGGCCAGCCCAAGAGACCCAGAGAATTTCCCCTTTGTGGTTCTTGGCAATAAGATTGATCTGGAaaacagacag GTGACAACCAAAAGAGCCCAGGCTTGGTGTCAGAGTAAGAACAACATCCCCTACTTTGAGACAAGTGCCAAAGAGGCCATCAACGTGGAGCAGGCTTTCCAGACCATTGCAAGGAACGCTCTCAAACAG GAGACTGAAGTGGAGTTGTACAATGAGTTCCCTGAGCCAATAAAGCTGGACCGGAACGAAAGGGCCAAGCCTTCAGCAGagacctgcagctgctga
- the LOC115557483 gene encoding cell death activator CIDE-3: MDYAMKSLGLLSPASLSKYVTASMSASASMTQQLLAAKPPPHKPFRVTSADRSLKKGIMANELRDLICKVMDSLGVSCVSGLVLDEDGTGVDTEEFFQTLPENSVLMVLEKGQSWAPTPSRLYIDTSDQPRKDVAKITFDLYKNNPKDFIGCLSVKATLYGVYSVTYDLRCHAAKRMLKEALRWTLFSMQATGHVLLGSSFYMEQLLEEDEHAERRLLALPQASRVRHLQGLLLGKAL, translated from the exons ATGGATTACGCCATGAAGTCCCTCGGTCTGTTGTCTCCAGCTTCCCTCTCAAA ATACGTAACGGCCAGCATGTCCGCCAGTGCGTCCATGACCCAGCAGCTCCTGGCAGCGAAACCCCCTCCGCACAAGCCCTTCCGGGTCACTAGTGCAGACCGTAGCCTGAAGAAGGGCATCATGGCCAATGAACTTCGAGACCTGATCTGTAAG GTCATGGACTCGCTGGGGGTGTCCTGTGTCAGTGGACTTGTGCTGGATGAAGACGGCACCGGCGTGGATACTGAGGAGTTTTTCCAGACCCTGCCGGAAAATTCAGTCCTCATGGTTCTGGAGAAGGGACAAAGTTGGGCTCCAACTCCG TCAAGGCTTTACATCGACACCAGTGACCAGCCCAGGAAAGATGTGGCCAAGATCACCTTTGACCTCTACAAAAACAACCCCAAAGACTTCATTGGGTGCCTGAGCGTGAAGGCGACCCTGTACGGTGTTTACTCCGTGACCTACGACCTGCGGTGCCACGCTGCCAAAAGGATGCTCAA GGAGGCCCTGCGCTGGACCCTGTTCTCCATGCAGGCCACAGGCCACGTCCTGCTGGGCTCCTCCTTCTACATGGAGCAGctcctggaggaggacgagCACGCTGAGAGGAGGCTGCTGGCCCTTCCGCAGGCGAGCAGGGTCAGGCACCTGCAGGGCCTGCTGCTGGGCAAGGCCCTctaa
- the rpn1 gene encoding dolichyl-diphosphooligosaccharide--protein glycosyltransferase subunit 1: MMPPVGVFTCLIVFAALASETAAEGLVNEDVRRTVDLSTHLAKISSEVLLSNQGDAAVQTFTLAVEPDLVPHLAYIGASVKGDEEEDGTLELKQTSIHGQSGEFYKVQLPSSLAAGAKLRVKVDMVFSHVLTPFPSHITQAERQLVVFQGNHYLFSPYPTRSQTTRVRLSSKTVESYTKLGNPSKSDEVIEYGPFRDVAAFSEDAMKIHYENNSPFLSISSITRTIEVSHWGNIAVEETIDLRHTGAYLKGPFSRYDYQRQSDSGISSVKSFKTILPASAQDVYYRDEIGNISTSHLQVLEDSVEVEVRPRFPLFGGWKTHYMIGYNLPSYEYLYTLGDQYALKMRLVDHVFDDQVIDSLTVKLILPEGARNIHVETPYPIYRLPDQLHYTYLDTFGRPVLVATKSNLVEQHIQDVVVHYTFNKILMLQEPLLVVGAFYILFFTVIIYVRLDFAITKDPAAEVRMKVASITEQVLTLVNKRLGLYRHMDEVVNRYKQSRDTGALNSGRKTLEAEHRTFTNDITSLQARLKAEGSDLADKVGEVQKLDGKVKEMVCRSCQEAERLVAGKVKKEAYIESEKTLGTKRQELVSSIDSLLDAL, encoded by the exons ATGATGCCTCCTGTAGGAGTTTTCACTTGCCTTATTGTGTTCGCCGCACTCGCCTCCGAGACGGCCGCCGAAGGTCTGGTAAACGAGGACGTGCGGAGAACAGTAGACCTGAGCACTCATCTTGCTAAGATTTCCTCGGAGGTGCTCCTGTCGAACCAGGGCGATGCTGCGGTGCAAACCTTTACACTGGCGGTGGAGCCCGACCTGGTGCCGCATCTCGCTTACATTGGAGCTTCG GTAAaaggtgatgaagaggaagatggaACTCTTGAACTCAAGCAAACATCAATACATGGGCAGAG TGGGGAATTCTACAAGGTGCAGTTGCCCTCCAGCCTGGCCGCAGGTGCTAAGCTGAGAGTGAAGGTGGACATGGTGTTCAGTCATGTCCTTACGCCTTTCCCCTCGCACATCACTCAAGCCGAGCGCCAGTTGGTGGTCTTCCAGGGGAACCACTACCTGTTCTCCCCATACCCCACTCGCAGCCAGACCACCCGTGTCCGCCTGTCCTCCAAGACCGTGGAGAGCTACACCAAGCTGGGCAACCCAAGCAAGAGCGACGAGGTCATCGAGTATGGCCCCTTCCGTGACGTCGCAGCTTTCAGCGAG GATGCGATGAAGATCCACTACGAGAACAACAGCCCGTTCCTTAGCATCAGCAGCATCACACGCACCATTGAGGTGTCCCACTGGGGCAACATCGCTGTGGAGGAGACCATCGACCTGAGACACACCGGAGCCTACCTCAAGGGCCCCTTCTCCCGTTACGACTACCAGCGGCAGTCCGATAGTGGCATCTCTTCGGTTAAATCCTTCAAG ACGATCCTCCCCGCCTCTGCCCAGGATGTGTACTACCGGGACGAGATCGGAAACATCTCCACCTCCCACCTGCAGGTGCTGGAGGAttcggtggaggtggaggtgcgcCCCAGGTTCCCCCTGTTTGGAGGCTGGAAGACCCACTACATGATTGGCTACAACCTGCCCAGCTACGAGTACCTCTACACCCTGG GAGACCAGTATGCATTGAAGATGAGGCTGGTGGACCACGTGTTTGACGACCAGGTGATCGATTCCCTCACCGTGAAACTCATTCTGCCAGAGGGCGCCAG AAACATCCACGTGGAAACCCCTTACCCCATCTACCGCTTGCCTGACCAGCTGCACTACACCTACCTGGATACCTTCGGCCGCCCAGTACTGGTCGCGACGAAGAGCAACCTGGTTGAGCAGCACATTCAGGACGTTGTG GTCCATTACACCTTCAATAAGATCCTGATGCTTCAGGAGCCTCTGCTGGTCGTTGGTGCCTTCTACATCCTCTTCTTCACCGTCATCATCTACGTGCGCCTGGACTTTGCAATCACCAAG GACCCGGCTGCCGAGGTGCGCATGAAGGTGGCGTCCATCACGGAGCAGGTGCTGACCCTGGTCAACAAGCGCCTGGGGCTGTACCGCCACATGGACGAGGTGGTGAACCGCTACAAGCAGTCACGGGACACGGGCGCTCTTAACAGCGGCCGCAAGACGCTGGAGGCGGAGCACCGCACGTTCACCAATGACATCACCAGCCTGCAGGCTCGCCTGAAGGCCGAGGGATCCGACTTGGCGGATAAG GTGGGCGAGGTGCAGAAGCTGGACGGCAAGGTGAAGGAGATGGTATGCCGCTCTTGCCAGGAGGCGGAGCGCCTGGTTGCGGGCAAAGTGAAGAAGGAGGCCTACATCGAGAGCGAGAAGACCCTTGGCACCAAGCGGCAGGAGCTGGTCAGCTCCATCGACAGCCTGCTGGACGCCCTCTAA